TAGGAAGCCGCCACTTCTATAAGTGGCGGTAGTTCACTCTCCTGTTCTCCGTTAATGCTGACTAAAATCTTTCTGGCTTCGCTGAATAAATCTCTAAATCCAACGAGAAAAAGCCGCGTTTATCAGATTTGAGAGATTCGGGAGCAATTGACCAGGACGCTGACACTGTGATATTGCTTTATAGAAGTGATTATTATGACGATGACAGGAATTACAAGACTCAAGACAGCAAGGCCGAACTCACTATAGCAAAGAATCGAACAGGCCGGACTGGAGCATGTAATTTGACCTTCAGGCGGGAATATACACGATTTGCGAATTATATCGAGGACTACTAAATTGGGGTCGCGGGTTCAAATCCCGTCTTCTGCTCCATTTTTTTATTGTTAGAGAGAATACACAGCCCGGATTTAGAGTCCGGGTTTATTTGTGCTTATAATTTCTCAAGTTTATTCATTGCTGCTATAACTGAGTCCGTGAAATTTTGCCGGCTGTAACGAGTTTTTACGATTTCGGCGACATGTGAGGACTCTTGCTTTATCCATTCGTCGAGCTTGGCTGAATAATCGCGTATAAATTTTTGGATCGTCTCAATTTTGCAGTCAGGGAGATTTATTACTTCGTCATCTTCAAAGCCGCATTCTTTGCTAACAATGGGAATAACTCCGGCGGACATTACTGTTAAAACACTTCCGCAGCCTGCTTCACTGCATGAGGGCACTATACTATAAGCGCAATTCTCTGTGAGTTCCCGGAATATTGAGCCGTTAATATCGACAAAGCCGACCGGGTAAATATTCGGAGTCTCAAGTAATTCGCGTTTATATTCTTTGTAGAAGTCATATTCATTTATGAACGAGCTGCAAATATATAAATTACAGTCAAAGCCGGGCTGGCTGAAAATCTCAAGCAATAAATCTAAACCTTTATGAACTTGGCCGAAACTCGCAAAGTATAAAAAATTTTTCTTGTCTCGAGTTATATTCATGTTCAGCCAGTCGAAAATATAGCCGTTATTCTTTATGTAACAGACCGGGGGAATATGCAAATAATCATAAGATTTCAAGTTGTAAGAATTGCCTATAAACCAGAATAAATTTGCTTTCTCGATTTCGCGCTCTTGTTGTGTTTTCTCAAGCGATGCCCGTAAAAGCTGTAATTTTGCGCCCCGTCTCTGCTGAAGATCTGCCAGTCTTTGGAGTTCCTGCTCATATGAAAATTTTTGACTGCTTTCTGTGCGGTATATAATAGTTTTACAGCCTTCGTTCATACAGTGAGTCCAGAAATTTTTTTCACGCGGTAAAATGTCAATTATTAAATCATACTTGTTATTAATCCGCCTGAGTTTATTTTCCTGTGAATAATCAGCTACATCAACATTATAACCGAATGTGCCTATAATGCGGGCCATCTCAATAGCCTGCCATTGATTCTGGTGAGTATCGCTGATTTTACGCACAAATGGATGTGTTATATAAACGAGCAGACATTTTTTGTGATAATTTGTTTTGTTGACATTGGGAATTAAACTAGGAATGGGATGTAATAAACGTTTGATAATTTGAGCTGCCTTAAGAAGTCCTATAGAGTACAGAAATTTTTTTACTGACTCCTTAAATGAGCCCCCCCCCCTATGGTGAGAAATACTTATTTTTTGCTGCATTGAGTGATACCTCCTGAAAATTTTTATATATTCTAGCATAAAGAAATTCCCGGACATTCAAGCCCGGGACGCAATAAAAATTTTTAACTCGTTCACTCTGTTTTCTTGCCTGTGAGTTTTGCCCAGCGTTTTCGCCACTTTTTGCGTGATTCGAGTCTTTCGCCTAAGTCCCGCGAGCCTACACCGTATACTAAATATAGAATTATTCCCGAAACTATCATAATAAACACTGTCGACGCACAACGCCGCCCCGATGCATTTATGTTATAACCTTCACGGCCCTCTTCCATTGTCATATTTTGTATAATCATTGCGTAGGTTTTTCCGTATGATGACTGGAAAGTCGCTCCCATGTCGTACTCTGTAAATAGTGCGTTGAAGTTCAGCGCGAACACTGCTAAGACACTCGGCAATATAATCGGCAATTTGACTTTCAAGAAAGTATAAACCGGTGAAGCTCCTAAATTTTTAGCTGCGTCTTCTAATTCGTCATCGATTGCGTAAAAGGCAGCTTTTATCATTCTTAGGGCAAAAGGCAGTTTTGTTACTGTGTAGGCCATTATTATTAAGAATCTCACGTTCTCGCGCCAGTATAAATTATTCCCGAACACATACCAGACTTCACGATTAAAGAATATCCTGTATGAATAGCAAATTAATATAGTCGGAAGCAGCCACGGAAATAATAAGCAGCTTTCAGTTATTAACGCACGTTTTTTGTTACGATGTCTGAATATATACGAGACAGCAAGCACTACTATAACACACGCAAGGGCCGCCGCAATCGCCGACATTATAAATGAGAGTCTTATGCCTCCTACTGCGTCAGAATTTGAGAATACTCCGGAAATTGAGCCGATTCGAGTTCGCAGCCTGCCGCGTGATGTCATGTATTCATAATCTTGAGTGCCGAAATAATTTATAAATGTCCAGTCAGTAAGATTTAACATTTTTGATCTTATCGCCGGGAAGTTCTGAAACGAGAATAATATTATCATTACTACAGGAGTCATATATATAACAAATAAAATATACGCGTAAACATGAGCTATTATGTTCCAGAAGGGGCTGTTAATTTTTTGCTTGACAAGTTTTGCCTTAGTTTTCGAGACTGATAAATAATGTCCCTTTCTTTCATAGTGATTTAATATGCTCAATAATATAACCGTGAATAATGCAAGAATAACGCTCAACAGTGCCGCCCTTGCCTGAGGGAATGACTCATCCGCTGAACTTGACCCCGCGAGCCTTACTATTTCGGGATTAATCGAATTATAGCCTAGTAAAGTCGGAGCCGACATAGCACAAAGTCCCGTTATAAATGTCATGACAGTTAAAGAAAACAGAGTCGGCAATAAAGTCGGCATTACTACTCTGAATAAAACTTTTAGGGGACTTGCTCCTAAATTTCTAGCTGCTTCTACTGTGTTATAATCTATTCCCCTAATCGCATTACGCAAAAATAGAGCGTGATTCGACGTGCAGGCAAATGTCATTGTGAATAATACTGCGTTGAAGCCCGAAAACCATTGACGATTCATGTGCGGGAATATTTGAGCGAGCCAAGTCGTCATCATTCCGTTTGTGTCGTATAAAAATTGATAGCCTGTAACTAGTGCCACGCCCGAATAAATTAATGTAGTCATGTAACCCATTCGCAGAATCGCCGCGCCCTTAATATCAAAATATTCTGTTAAGAGTACTATACTGATTCCGATTATATTTACTGTTATTACGAGACAGACGGCCAATTTTAGGGAATTCCAGACAAATAACGGCATCGTTCCAGCCATAAAAAATTTTATTACTGCAAAGGGATCTATTACGCCCTGAGCATTACGAGTCATAAATATAGAAGTCAAAGTATTCAAGCATGGCATTACCATAAAGCCCAGAAATAAATATAAGAATAATGCGAGCCCGAAAATTTTTGCGATAAATCCTGCGTCAAGAGTATTATTTTTTTGCATGAATAATCGCTCCCTTCCCTTAAGCCTGATAGCTCATAATATCAGACGGGTTAATTATGACTTTTACGGAGTCGCCGGGACTATAAATATTTATTCCGTCGTTTTTCTCGATAACTTTCAGGACTTGGCCGGCAACTTGTATATAATATTTTATGTAAAGCCCGTAATATTCTTGAGATTCGATTATGCCGTCAAAGCCTGACTCGCTGCTGAGTTCGACTCTGATTCTCTCAAGCCTGATAAAATGATTCTGATTTTCCGGTAATTTAAGCGCGCTTGTTATTGCAGGTTCTAGCTTGTTAATGTCGCCGATAAAGTTAGCTACAAATTCGGTGCTTGAGTGATTATAAATCTCGTTAGGGCTTCCTGTCTGCTCGATTACTCCCTTGTTAAATACTGAAATGCAATCAGAGAGTGTTAATGCTTCTTCCTGATCGTGAGTTACATAAATTGTAGTTATTCCAAATTCGCGTTGCATTTTCTTGAGTTCATTGCGGAGTTGGACTCTCAATTTTGCGTCAAGATTAGATAACGGCTCATCCATGCAAATAATAGCAGGTTCTGTAACGAGTGCCCGTGCGATTGCGACTCTTTGCTGCTGACCTCCTGAGAGCTGACTCACTGCTTTCTGTAAATGTTCGCTCGTTAAATCAACTTTTGAGGCTATTTCGTTGACTTTGCGCTTGATTTCTGACTTGCTTAATTTCTTTATCTTGAGTCCAAATGCTATATTGTCATAAACTGTCATTGTAGGGAATAACGCATAAGACTGGAATACGATTCCGATATTGCGCTTCTCAATGGGAACGTGTGTAATATCTTGATCCCGCATTAGTACGCTGCCTGAAGATGGCTCAATAAAACCGGTTATTGTGCGCAGAGTCGTCGTTTTTCCGCAGCCTGATGGGCCTAGAAATGTGTAGAACTGGCCTTCTTTTACATGAACGTTGATGTCGCGAAGAGCCTCGAACTGGTCGAATTTTACAAAAATGTTGTTAAGCCTAATCACGAATTAACACCTCGACTTTTTTTATAAAATCTTGCGTAATTTATAATAGCATAATTTTATATGATTGCAGGCGGGGACTCATGACAGAAATAAATATTATTTATTATGATACATAGGCGCAAAAAATTTTTATTATGGGCTGTGAACTCATGACAAGAGAATATTAATTTATTATGATATATAAACGCGAAAATTTTTATTATGGCTGAGACTCGTAAAGCAGCAAAATATTTTATTATTAAGCAAAAAATTTTATTATGTGCTGTGAATTCATGACAGGAGAATGTTAATTTAACGCGAAAATTTTTATTACAGACTTGGGCTCATGACAGCAAAAATATTATCACGCAAAATGATATATAATAATCGCAAATTATCACGTGAAAGGATTATTAATTTATGCCTGAAAATAACTCGCTCCTGAAAATTTTAGTATGTTATTATAACGCCTATCAAATGCCGAATTTAGACGATAAAATATTATTGCCCATTCAGGCCGGCCGGGCTGTGAATCCTGTAGATTTAAATATTCAGCCTGACAATGAAATAAACGGCCAGCCCTGCGACAATATCAGCAGCAAAAATGATTGTTACTCTGAATTAACCGGGCTTTACTGGGCATGGAAAAATTTGCGTAAATTATATCCTGATATTA
This Synergistaceae bacterium DNA region includes the following protein-coding sequences:
- a CDS encoding glycosyltransferase, with protein sequence MQQKISISHHRGGGSFKESVKKFLYSIGLLKAAQIIKRLLHPIPSLIPNVNKTNYHKKCLLVYITHPFVRKISDTHQNQWQAIEMARIIGTFGYNVDVADYSQENKLRRINNKYDLIIDILPREKNFWTHCMNEGCKTIIYRTESSQKFSYEQELQRLADLQQRRGAKLQLLRASLEKTQQEREIEKANLFWFIGNSYNLKSYDYLHIPPVCYIKNNGYIFDWLNMNITRDKKNFLYFASFGQVHKGLDLLLEIFSQPGFDCNLYICSSFINEYDFYKEYKRELLETPNIYPVGFVDINGSIFRELTENCAYSIVPSCSEAGCGSVLTVMSAGVIPIVSKECGFEDDEVINLPDCKIETIQKFIRDYSAKLDEWIKQESSHVAEIVKTRYSRQNFTDSVIAAMNKLEKL
- a CDS encoding iron ABC transporter permease, translated to MQKNNTLDAGFIAKIFGLALFLYLFLGFMVMPCLNTLTSIFMTRNAQGVIDPFAVIKFFMAGTMPLFVWNSLKLAVCLVITVNIIGISIVLLTEYFDIKGAAILRMGYMTTLIYSGVALVTGYQFLYDTNGMMTTWLAQIFPHMNRQWFSGFNAVLFTMTFACTSNHALFLRNAIRGIDYNTVEAARNLGASPLKVLFRVVMPTLLPTLFSLTVMTFITGLCAMSAPTLLGYNSINPEIVRLAGSSSADESFPQARAALLSVILALFTVILLSILNHYERKGHYLSVSKTKAKLVKQKINSPFWNIIAHVYAYILFVIYMTPVVMIILFSFQNFPAIRSKMLNLTDWTFINYFGTQDYEYMTSRGRLRTRIGSISGVFSNSDAVGGIRLSFIMSAIAAALACVIVVLAVSYIFRHRNKKRALITESCLLFPWLLPTILICYSYRIFFNREVWYVFGNNLYWRENVRFLIIMAYTVTKLPFALRMIKAAFYAIDDELEDAAKNLGASPVYTFLKVKLPIILPSVLAVFALNFNALFTEYDMGATFQSSYGKTYAMIIQNMTMEEGREGYNINASGRRCASTVFIMIVSGIILYLVYGVGSRDLGERLESRKKWRKRWAKLTGKKTE
- a CDS encoding ABC transporter ATP-binding protein produces the protein MIRLNNIFVKFDQFEALRDINVHVKEGQFYTFLGPSGCGKTTTLRTITGFIEPSSGSVLMRDQDITHVPIEKRNIGIVFQSYALFPTMTVYDNIAFGLKIKKLSKSEIKRKVNEIASKVDLTSEHLQKAVSQLSGGQQQRVAIARALVTEPAIICMDEPLSNLDAKLRVQLRNELKKMQREFGITTIYVTHDQEEALTLSDCISVFNKGVIEQTGSPNEIYNHSSTEFVANFIGDINKLEPAITSALKLPENQNHFIRLERIRVELSSESGFDGIIESQEYYGLYIKYYIQVAGQVLKVIEKNDGINIYSPGDSVKVIINPSDIMSYQA